The Parus major isolate Abel chromosome 24, Parus_major1.1, whole genome shotgun sequence genome contains a region encoding:
- the IGSF9B gene encoding protein turtle homolog B isoform X4, protein MIWYVAALVASVLGARGLPVQGALGSREEPEFVTARAGESVILGCDVIHPLTGQPPPYVVEWFKFGVPIPIFIKFGFYPPHVDPEYAGRASLHDKASLRIEQVRSEDQGWYECKVLMLDQQYDTFHNGSWVHLTVNAPPTFTETPPQYVEAKEGSSVTLTCMAFGNPKPIVTWLREGDLLGANGKYQVSDGSLTVLSVSREDRGAYTCRAYSIQGEAVHTTRLLVQGPPFIVSPPENITVNISQDALFTCQAEAYPGNLTYLWYWEEENVYFKNDLKLRVRILIDGTLIIFRVKPEDAGKYTCIPSNSLGRSPSASAYLTVQYPARVVNMPPIIYVPIGIHGYIRCPVEAEPPVTLVKWNKDGRPLRIEKYSGWNLLEDGSIRIEEATEDALGTYTCVPYNALGTMGQSPPARLVLKDPPYFTVLPGWEYRQEAGRELLIPCAAAGDPFPIIAWRKVGKPSRSKHNTLPGGTLQIRSLGKDDHGEWECVATNIVASITASTHLTVVGTSPHAPTSVHVVAAMTSANVSWEPGYDGGYEQTFSVWMKRAQFGPHDWLSLPVPAGSSWLLVDTLEPETAYQFSVLAQNKLGTSSFSEVVTVNTLAFPVTTPEPLVLVTPPRCLTANRTQQGVLLSWLPPANHSFPIDRYIMEFRVAEKWEILDDGIPGSESEFFAKDLSQDTWYEFRVLAVMQDLISEPSNVAGVSSTDVFPQPDLTDEGLARPVLAGIVATICFLAAAILFSTLAACFVNKQRKRKLKRKKDPPLSITHCRKSLESPLSSGKVSPESIRTLRPPSESSDDQGPQAKRMLSPTKEKELSLYKKTKRAISSKKYSVSKAEAEAEATTPIELISRGPDGRFVMDPAEMEPSLKTRRIEGFPFVEETDMYPEFRQSDEENDDPVVPTSVTALKAQLTPLSSSQESYLQPPAYSPRFHRALEGPGALQATGQARPPAPRAFHHQFYGYLSSSSPGEVDPPPFYMPEVSPLSSVMSSPPLPPEGPFGHPTIPEENGENASNSTLPLAQTPTGGRSPEPWGRAEFPFGSLELAPAPFPHQLQPCEAAEGSQPTGCLPRGPPPSSLQVVPASYSGILPLEAPKSWTGKSPGRGQSSVPTTTKWQDKPMQPMGCQGQLRHTSQGMGIPVLPYHEPSEPVGPSGTSTFSLDTRWYEPQPRPRPSPRQVRRAEPSLHQVVLQPSRLSPLTQSPLSSRNSSPELTARARPRPGLIQQAEVSEITLQPPAAVSFSRKSTPSSTGSPAPSSRGDSPSFRPTTAFTPVGTGFSNSQGSSLPVDTMDVFGDIPSPRRAGEEILQPEPTSTTTVAATGKRPSPPGDAAAPERLEALKYQRIKKPKKSSKGSSKSRKQPNGSASQVQHPPSSQVLSPDEAVCLRKKKRHPRQDPFARLSALKDDLCHRQLPEDQTAILNSVDHDDTSGHATLL, encoded by the exons GTGCCCTCGGCTCGAGGGAGGAGCCCGAGTTCGTGACCGCTCGCGCTGGCGAGAGCGTGATCCTGGGATGCGACGTGATCCACCCGCTCACGGGACAGCCCCCTCCCTATGTCGTGGAGTGGTTCAAGTTCGGCGTCCCCATCCCCATCTTCATCAAGTTTGGGTTTTACCCTCCCCATGTCGACCCAGAGTATGCCG GCCGGGCCAGCCTGCACGACAAAGCCTCCCTGCGCATTGAGCAGGTGCGCTCCGAGGACCAGGGCTGGTACGAGTGCAAAGTGCTCATGCTGGACCAGCAGTACGACACCTTCCACAACGGCAGCTGGGTCCACCTCACGGTCAATG ctccccccaCGTTCACGGAGACCCCACCGCAGTACGTAGAGGCGAAGGAGGGCAGCAGCGTCACCCTGACCTGCATGGCGTTCGGGAACCCCAAGCCCATCGTCACCTGGCTCAGAGAGGGAGACCTTTTGGGTGCCAATGGCAAGTACCAG GTGAGCGACGGGAGCCTCACGGTGCTCTCGGTCAGCCGGGAGGACAGAGGTGCCTACACCTGCCGGGCCTACAGCATCCAGGGCGAGGCTGTGCACACCACGCGCCTGCTCGTCCAAG GACCTCCTTTTATCGTTTCCCCTCCGGAGAACATCACAGTCAACATCTCCCAGGATGCGCTGTTCACCTGCCAGGCCGAGGCGTATCCTGGGAACCTCACCTACCTGTGGTACTGGGAGGAGGAGAATGTCTACTTCAAGAA CGACTTGAAGCTGAGGGTGCGGATCCTGATCGACGGGACGCTGATTATTTTCCGTGTCAAACCAGAGGATGCTGGAAAATACACCTGTATCCCCAGCAACAGCCTGGGCCGCTCGCCATCAGCCTCTGCCTACCTGACAGTACAGT ATCCTGCCCGTGTGGTGAACATGCCCCCCATCATCTACGTTCCCATCGGGATCCACGGGTACATCCGCTGCCCGGTCGAGGCGGAGCCCCCGGTCACGCTGGTCAAGTGGAACAAGGACGGGCGTCCCCTGCGAATCGAGAAG TATTCCGGCTGGAACCTGCTGGAGGACGGGTCGATCCGGATCGAGGAGGCCACTGAAGATGCTCTCGGCACTTACACCTGTGTGCCTTATAACGCCCTGGGTACGATGGGCCAGTCTCCCCCTGCCCGACTGGTACTGAAG GACCCCCCCTATTTCACGGTGCTACCAGGCTGGGAGTACAGacaggaggcagggagggagctgtTGATTCCTTGCGCTGCTGCAGGAGACCCCTTTCCCATCATCGCCTGGAGAAAG GTAGGGAAGCCCAGCAGGAGCAAGCACAACACGCTGCCCGGCGGGACCCTGCAGATCCGCTCCCTCGGCAAGGACGACCACGGCGAGTGGGAGTGCGTCGCCACCAACATCGTCGCGAGCATTACTGCCAGCACCCACCTGACTGTCGTAG GGACAAGCCCTCACGCCCCGACCAGCGTGCACGTTGTGGCCGCCATGACCTCAGCCAACGTCTCCTGGGAGCCCGGCTATGACGGTGGATACGAGCAGACTTTCTCAGTTTG GATGAAGAGAGCCCAGTTTGGACCCCATGACTGGCTGtctctccctgtgccagctggtTCCAGTTGGCTACTGGTGGATACCTTGGAACCAGAGACTGCTTACCAGTTCAGTGTCTTGGCTCAAAACAAGTTGGGCACCAGCTCCTTCAGTGAGGTGGTCACTGTGAACACTCTAG cattCCCTGTAACAACTCCAGAGCCTCTGGTGTTGGTTACCCCACCGAGGTGCCTAACAGCCAACCGGACACAGCAAGGCGTCCTCCTGTCGTGGCTCCCTCCCGCCAACCACAGCTTCCCCATCGACCGCTACATCATGGAATTCCGCGTGGCGGAGAAGTGGGAGATCCTGGATGATGGCATCCCGGGCTCCGAGAGCGAGTTCTTTGCCAAGGACTTGTCCCAg GACACCTGGTACGAGTTCCGTGTGCTGGCGGTCATGCAGGATCTCATCAGTGAACCCAGCAACGTCGCTGGCGTGTCCAGCACAG acgTTTTCCCTCAGCCTGACCTGACGGACGAGGGCCTAGCCCGCCCGGTGCTGGCTGGCATCGTTGCCACCATCTgcttcctggctgctgccatccTCTTCAGCACACTCGCCGCCTGCTTCGTCAACAAGCAACGCAAACGCAAGCTCAAGCGCAAGAAAG ACCCTCCTCTCTCGATAACCCACTGCAGGAAGAGTTTGGAGTCCCC GTTGTCTTCCGGCAAGGTGAGTCCCGAGAGCATCCGCACGCTCCGTCCCCCCTCGGAGTCCTCTGATGACCAGGGCCCGCAGGCCAAGCGGATGCTGAGCCCCACCAAGGAGAAGGAGCTCTCCCTTTACAAGAAGACCAAACGAGCCATCAGCAGCAAGAAGTACAGCGTCTCCAAGGCGGAGGCCGAAGCCGAGGCCACCACTCCGATCGAGCTCATCAGCCGCGGGCCGGATGGACGCTTTGTCATGGACCCGGCGGAGATGGAGCCCTCCCTGAAGACACGGCGGATCGAGGGCTTCCCCTTCGTGGAGGAGACGGACATGTACCCCGAGTTCAGGCAGTCAGACGAGGAGAACGACGACCCTGTCGTCCCCACCTCCGTGACCGCCCTGAAAGCCCAGCTCACCCCTCTGTCCTCCAGCCAGGAGTCCTACCTTCAGCCACCAGCATACAGCCCCCGGTTCCACCGGGCGCTGGAGGGTCCTGGCGCCCTGCAGGCCACCGGCCAGGCCCGCCCGCCGGCCCCCCGGGCTTTCCACCACCAGTTTTACGGttacctcagcagcagcagccccggggAGGTGGACCCGCCGCCCTTCTACATGCCAGAAGTCAGCCCGCTGAGCTCGGTCATGTCCTCCCCACCACTGCCCCCCGAGGGGCCCTTCGGACACCCCACCATCCCCGAGGAGAATGGGGAGAATGCCTCCAACAGCACGCTGCCCCTGGCCCAGACCCCCACGGGGGGCCGGTCCCCCgagccctggggcagggccGAGTTCCCCTTCGGCAGTCTGGAGCTGGCCCCTGCGCCGTTCCcccaccagctccagccctgcgAGGCGGCCGAGGGCTCCCAGCCCACGGGCTGCCTTCCTCGGGGGCCGcccccctcctccctccaggTGGTCCCCGCATCCTACTCGGGCATCCTGCCCCTGGAGGCACCAAAGAGCTGGACCGGCAAGTCACCGGGCAGGGGTCAATCCTCTGTGCCCACTACCACCAAGTGGCAGGACAAACCTATGCAACCCATGGGATGTCAAGGGCAGCTAAGACATACCAGCCAAGGTATGGGCATACCCGTGTTGCCTTACCACGAACCGTCCGAGCCCGTCGGCCCCAGCGGCACAAGCACATTCAGCCTGGACACCAGGTGGTACGAGCCCCAACCCCGACCTCGGCCCAGCCCTCGGCAGGTCAGGAGGGCTGAGCCCAGTTTACATCAGGTGGTGCTACAACCTTCAAGGCTTTCTCCTCTGACCCAAAGTCCCCTGAGCTCCCGCaacagctccccagagctgaCTGcccgcgcccggccccgcccgggGCTCATCCAGCAGGCAGAGGTGTCGGAGATCACGCTGCAGCCGCCCGCGGCCGTCAGCTTCTCCCGCAAATCCACGCCGTCCTCCACGGGATCTCCGGCGCCGAGCAGCCgcggggacagccccagcttccGACCGACCACCGCCTTCACCCCCGTGGGCACCGGCTTCTCCAACTCCCAGGGCTCCTCCCTGCCCGTGGACACCATGGATGTTTTCGGAGACATCCCTTCTCCAAGGAGGGCTGGCGAGGAGATTCTCCAACCAGAGCCGACATCCACCACCACGGTAGCCGCCACAGG AAAACGTCCATCTCCGCCCGGGGACGCTGCTGCACCTGAGAGGCTCGAAGCTCTGAAATACCAGCGGATAAAGAAGCCCAAAAAGTCATCCAAGGGCTCTTCGAAATCCAGAAAACAACCCA ACGGCTCTGCCTCCCAGGTTCAGCACCCTCCCAGCTCTCAGGTACTGTCGCCTGACGAAGCTGTCTGCCTCCGCAAGAAGAAGAGACACCCTCGTCAGGACCCCTTCGCCCGGCTCTCAGCGCTGAAGGACGACCTCTGCCACCGGCAGCTCCCTGAAGACCAGACAGCCATTCTCAACAGCGTAGACCACGATGACACCAGCGGACACGCCACCCTGCTCTAG